In Streptomyces dangxiongensis, one DNA window encodes the following:
- a CDS encoding STAS domain-containing protein, with amino-acid sequence MAFNVTGVERGEWTVLRVSGELDLMTSPVLRQRVHDVVAEGNHSLVVDLSDVFFCDSSGVGVLIASRRLIRSCQGRLRLILPDRGAEDGSHVNRVLGALGVRRLFDVHPDLDAATNDEAGPLSA; translated from the coding sequence GTGGCATTCAACGTGACCGGCGTCGAACGGGGCGAGTGGACCGTGCTCCGGGTCTCCGGGGAACTGGACCTGATGACCTCCCCGGTGCTGCGCCAGCGGGTGCACGATGTCGTCGCCGAGGGCAATCACAGCCTGGTCGTGGACCTCTCGGACGTCTTCTTCTGCGATTCCAGCGGAGTCGGCGTGCTCATCGCCTCCCGTCGGCTGATCCGCTCCTGTCAGGGCCGGCTCCGGCTGATCCTGCCGGACCGGGGCGCGGAGGACGGCTCGCACGTCAACCGCGTCCTCGGCGCGCTCGGCGTCCGGCGCCTCTTCGACGTCCACCCCGACCTCGACGCGGCGACCAACGACGAGGCCGGGCCCCTCTCCGCCTGA
- a CDS encoding EF-hand domain-containing protein, translating to MVSTEYERRIAARFATFDQDGNGTIDRADFNAAAKALLAEFAVPARSDRGQALYAGAEAFWQGMAGIADRDGDQRITREEFVTGAVKRLRDNPGRFAEIARPFLHAALAVAGADDDGRLGTAETARVLRVLRVPEEVARQVAADLDTDGDGGIGEAEIVPAFARYFTVAE from the coding sequence ATGGTCAGCACCGAGTACGAGCGCAGGATCGCCGCCCGGTTCGCCACCTTCGACCAGGACGGCAACGGCACCATCGACCGCGCGGACTTCAACGCGGCGGCCAAGGCCCTGCTCGCCGAGTTCGCCGTGCCCGCCCGTTCCGACCGGGGGCAGGCGCTGTACGCCGGCGCGGAGGCGTTCTGGCAGGGCATGGCCGGCATCGCCGACCGGGACGGCGACCAGCGCATCACCCGCGAGGAATTCGTCACCGGGGCGGTCAAGCGGCTGCGGGACAACCCCGGCCGCTTCGCCGAGATCGCCCGCCCCTTCCTGCACGCGGCCCTGGCCGTGGCCGGCGCCGACGACGACGGCCGGCTGGGCACCGCCGAGACCGCGCGTGTGCTGCGGGTGCTGCGCGTGCCGGAGGAGGTCGCCCGGCAGGTCGCCGCCGACCTCGACACCGACGGCGACGGCGGGATCGGCGAGGCCGAGATCGTACCGGCGTTCGCGCGCTACTTCACGGTCGCCGAGTAG